From Alienimonas californiensis, a single genomic window includes:
- a CDS encoding Gfo/Idh/MocA family protein, whose translation MPAQPSDDYPTTNGSLNRKLRMALVGGGSGSFIGRVHATGALLDNRAELVAGALSSNPERAKKSAPSYAIPEDRAYTSIHELVEKELARPEDDRIDFVSIATPNHTHFEIAKTAAEAGFNVVCDKPMTFDLPQAEELVKVVENTPGVFALMHNYTGYPLIRQAREMCLNGDLGEINAIRSNYIQGWLREPLEETGQKQASWRADPGKSGAAGAFGDIATHAYNIGRFMTGCLPEELSCNLKSFVEGRKLDDYGHAVVRYQNGALGTVTASQISHGHENNLYVEIDGTKASLVWRQENPNEMWVRQNGQPAKLYTRDPNAAYLSDLARNSCRLPSGHPEGFFEAFGNVYRAAYDAMIARSEGTSFQGRSETTRDTLYPNVYDGAEGMLFVTKSVESSEQNGAWVSLKTDYARR comes from the coding sequence ACCAACGGCAGCCTGAACCGCAAGCTGCGGATGGCCCTGGTCGGCGGCGGCAGCGGGTCGTTCATCGGCCGGGTGCACGCCACCGGCGCCCTACTGGACAACCGGGCCGAATTGGTCGCCGGCGCCCTCTCCAGCAACCCGGAGCGGGCCAAAAAGAGCGCCCCCAGCTACGCCATCCCCGAGGACCGGGCCTACACCAGCATCCACGAACTGGTGGAGAAGGAACTCGCCCGGCCGGAGGACGACCGGATCGACTTCGTCTCGATCGCGACCCCGAATCACACCCACTTCGAGATCGCCAAGACGGCCGCCGAGGCGGGCTTCAACGTCGTCTGCGACAAGCCGATGACCTTCGACCTCCCCCAGGCCGAGGAGCTGGTCAAGGTGGTCGAGAACACCCCCGGCGTGTTCGCCCTGATGCACAACTACACCGGCTACCCGCTGATCCGGCAGGCCCGGGAGATGTGCTTGAACGGGGACCTCGGCGAGATCAACGCGATCCGCAGCAACTACATCCAGGGCTGGCTGCGGGAGCCGCTGGAGGAGACCGGCCAGAAGCAGGCCAGCTGGCGGGCCGACCCCGGCAAGAGCGGCGCTGCGGGGGCGTTCGGCGACATCGCCACGCACGCCTACAACATCGGCCGGTTCATGACGGGCTGTCTGCCGGAGGAGCTGTCCTGCAACCTGAAGTCCTTCGTGGAGGGCCGCAAGCTGGACGACTACGGCCACGCCGTCGTCCGGTATCAGAACGGGGCGCTGGGCACGGTGACGGCCTCCCAAATCTCCCACGGCCACGAGAACAACCTGTACGTGGAGATCGACGGCACGAAGGCCTCGCTGGTTTGGCGGCAGGAGAACCCCAACGAGATGTGGGTCCGCCAGAACGGCCAGCCGGCAAAGCTTTACACCCGCGACCCGAACGCCGCGTACCTCTCGGACCTCGCCCGCAACAGCTGCCGCCTGCCCAGCGGGCACCCGGAGGGCTTCTTCGAAGCCTTCGGCAACGTCTACCGGGCCGCCTACGACGCCATGATCGCCCGCTCCGAGGGGACCAGCTTCCAAGGCCGCTCCGAGACGACCCGCGACACCCTCTACCCCAACGTCTACGACGGGGCCGAGGGCATGTTGTTCGTCACCAAGTCCGTCGAGAGCAGCGAACAGAACGGTGCCTGGGTCAGCCTGAAGACCGACTACGCCCGGCGGTAA
- a CDS encoding adenylate/guanylate cyclase domain-containing protein yields MSGEPGEADGWTIAVDGGRSLTVRPGESRSIGRSALCDLRVPSDPRLSRVHFRVSVGDADTLTIRDGTDGRNPLFCNGERVHGTVHLQDAARLAAGRTRFRVRPPAAAEDEGTVFPGEDGFPGDDAPGSSAVGTLSEGALTFDARTLAGVAVTRPDRRFEAVARLPEVLRTPDDARRLPALCGLLLAGVQDAEAVAVVARVKQGEPGASVPGAHAVQLRSWSGRNELNGPPQVPQELITASLNAGEAILSPSVGGWAFVVPIADAQSEGSGTAPADRGLLVLGSNAAGPAERAADVRFVSLVAEIVSAADRSGRLERQAATLRPFLPPRVLEALGESPDPAALAPAECTASVVFCDLRGFSRTSEELSADLPALLARVSAALSVMTHRIREAGGVTGDFLGDAALAFWGWPTTDPTAPLKAATAAVRIAGDFAARRDPGDPLAGFRVGVGVATGPAVAGRIGTEDQAKITVFGPTANLASRLEGLCGPLRVPVVCDAATADAVLAAQGASAGDVPLRVRPLGTVRPAKMQRAVRVSELLPPHGPAPEGSPLTDRDLARYAEAVAAFTAGDWPRAAEVLQDHPAFDLAQDFLRVRLAEGHRTAPPGWDGVIRVDEK; encoded by the coding sequence GTGAGCGGGGAGCCCGGGGAAGCGGACGGCTGGACGATCGCCGTCGACGGCGGGCGTTCGCTGACCGTGCGGCCGGGCGAATCCCGTTCGATCGGCCGCTCCGCCCTCTGCGATCTGCGGGTGCCGAGCGATCCCCGGCTCTCGCGGGTGCATTTTCGCGTCTCCGTCGGCGACGCGGATACGCTGACGATCCGCGACGGGACCGACGGCCGCAACCCGCTGTTTTGCAACGGCGAGCGGGTGCACGGCACGGTCCATCTCCAGGACGCCGCCCGGCTCGCCGCCGGCCGCACCCGTTTTCGGGTCCGCCCGCCCGCCGCCGCGGAGGACGAGGGGACCGTCTTCCCCGGGGAGGACGGCTTCCCGGGCGACGACGCCCCCGGCTCCAGTGCCGTCGGCACGCTGTCGGAAGGCGCCCTCACCTTCGACGCCCGCACCCTCGCCGGCGTGGCCGTCACCCGGCCGGATCGCCGCTTCGAGGCCGTCGCCCGCCTGCCGGAGGTGCTCCGCACGCCGGACGACGCCCGCCGCCTGCCCGCGCTCTGCGGCCTGCTGCTGGCCGGCGTGCAGGACGCCGAAGCCGTCGCCGTCGTCGCCCGCGTCAAACAGGGCGAGCCGGGGGCGTCCGTCCCCGGAGCGCACGCGGTGCAGTTGCGAAGCTGGTCCGGCCGCAACGAGTTGAACGGTCCGCCGCAGGTCCCCCAGGAGTTGATCACGGCCTCCCTGAACGCCGGCGAGGCGATCCTCAGCCCGTCCGTCGGCGGGTGGGCGTTTGTGGTGCCGATCGCCGACGCCCAGTCCGAAGGATCGGGCACCGCCCCGGCCGACCGCGGCCTGTTGGTGCTCGGGTCCAACGCCGCCGGGCCGGCGGAGCGGGCCGCCGATGTGCGGTTCGTCTCGCTGGTCGCGGAGATCGTCTCCGCCGCCGATCGCAGCGGTCGGCTCGAACGGCAGGCGGCGACGCTGCGGCCCTTCCTCCCCCCCCGCGTGCTGGAGGCGCTGGGCGAGTCCCCGGACCCGGCGGCGTTGGCCCCGGCGGAGTGCACCGCCAGCGTGGTGTTCTGCGACCTGCGAGGGTTCAGCCGAACCAGCGAAGAACTCTCCGCCGACCTACCGGCGCTGCTGGCCCGGGTGTCGGCGGCGCTGAGCGTGATGACGCACCGCATCCGCGAGGCCGGCGGGGTGACGGGCGATTTCCTCGGCGACGCCGCCCTCGCCTTCTGGGGCTGGCCGACCACGGACCCGACCGCCCCGCTCAAGGCCGCGACCGCCGCGGTTCGCATCGCCGGGGATTTCGCCGCCCGCCGCGACCCCGGCGATCCGCTGGCCGGCTTCCGGGTGGGGGTGGGGGTCGCGACGGGTCCCGCGGTCGCGGGGCGGATCGGGACGGAGGACCAGGCGAAGATCACCGTGTTCGGCCCGACGGCGAACCTCGCCAGCCGTTTGGAAGGCCTGTGCGGCCCGCTGCGGGTGCCGGTCGTCTGCGACGCGGCGACGGCGGACGCGGTGCTCGCCGCACAGGGGGCCAGCGCCGGCGACGTCCCGCTGCGGGTGCGGCCGCTGGGGACGGTGCGGCCGGCGAAAATGCAGCGGGCGGTGCGGGTCAGCGAACTGCTCCCGCCTCACGGCCCGGCACCGGAGGGCTCCCCGCTGACCGACCGGGACCTCGCCCGCTACGCCGAGGCCGTCGCCGCCTTCACCGCCGGCGACTGGCCGCGGGCCGCCGAGGTGCTGCAGGACCACCCCGCCTTCGACCTCGCCCAGGACTTCCTGCGGGTCCGCCTCGCCGAAGGCCACCGCACCGCCCCCCCCGGCTGGGACGGCGTGATTCGAGTGGACGAGAAATAA
- a CDS encoding serine/threonine protein kinase, producing the protein MPTAPAPPQDARNAPAEPRPASGGEGYSGFDPLAETVRPSPADVAVTRQLSRPGARRAEPKPADPPGYRLRHLLGRGGFGAVWLATESATGKQVAVKTFRHVRALDWPLLTREVEKLAALDASRHVVQLLGVGWEADPPYYVMEYLPDGSLADLLDTAAPLPPARAAELAEGIAAGLVHAHGSGILHCDLKPGNVLLDRDGGPRLCDFGQARGVGAGDGGGTADDSASESRTGGRPLGTLFYMPPEQVAPDAAPDARWDVYALGAVLYEMLTGHPPHRTDELSERLKRCSPGERLAVYAKEVKDAPRPTEHLKVRGIDAALVRIVDRCLNPDCTQRYPNAQAVRTALRQRSEDAARRSRARWALLGPAAVAAALLVVGTLLVGRTLEAGRGQVVERAMEANALSAGLVAHSLEQVVNRQRVELEQIAADPRLADLIADATAAGWEEGAARSTLFSYLSLVTPAVVEEQEEQAAATADGATDLSWFLQDATGMTRWRNPPDDEVVDHSFVWRDYFHGQGKHLPPDTPVGSIPPVDRTHVSLSYRSTSTEEWKLAITTPIRDAEGNIVALLARTALLDALLSEYDSTKRTVTHEGQAGDDAVRYTRVIALYERQSGRLLDHPWLAKRPDTRIVVELPDGERQAIDAALADGRGSFRTDRHLDPTAAVDGGQAFAGMWISAFAPVGGTDWVVVVQEPRDDALRLMEGLGERLRLVGAFVVGGLVLTLGGLLYWFTRDRAGA; encoded by the coding sequence ATGCCCACCGCCCCCGCCCCGCCGCAGGACGCCCGCAACGCCCCCGCCGAGCCGCGACCGGCCAGCGGCGGCGAGGGGTACTCCGGCTTCGATCCGCTGGCGGAAACGGTTCGCCCGAGCCCCGCGGACGTGGCGGTCACCCGGCAGCTTAGCCGCCCCGGCGCCCGCCGGGCGGAGCCGAAACCGGCCGATCCGCCCGGCTACCGCCTCCGGCACCTGCTGGGCCGCGGGGGGTTCGGGGCCGTCTGGCTGGCGACGGAATCGGCGACCGGAAAACAGGTCGCGGTGAAGACGTTTCGCCACGTCCGGGCCCTCGACTGGCCGCTGCTGACCCGGGAAGTGGAGAAGCTCGCAGCGCTGGACGCCAGTCGGCACGTCGTCCAGTTGCTGGGCGTCGGCTGGGAGGCGGACCCGCCGTACTACGTGATGGAGTACCTGCCGGACGGCTCGCTGGCGGATCTGCTCGACACCGCGGCGCCGCTTCCTCCGGCACGGGCCGCGGAACTGGCGGAGGGCATCGCCGCGGGGCTGGTGCACGCCCACGGCAGCGGCATCCTGCACTGCGATCTGAAGCCGGGGAACGTCCTGCTGGACCGCGACGGCGGGCCGCGGCTGTGCGACTTCGGGCAGGCCCGCGGCGTGGGCGCGGGCGACGGCGGCGGCACCGCGGACGATTCCGCCTCGGAGTCCCGCACCGGCGGCCGGCCGCTGGGCACGCTGTTCTACATGCCCCCGGAGCAGGTCGCCCCGGACGCCGCCCCGGACGCCCGCTGGGACGTGTACGCCCTTGGCGCCGTCCTCTACGAGATGCTCACCGGCCACCCGCCGCACCGGACAGACGAACTGTCCGAACGCCTCAAGCGGTGCTCCCCCGGCGAACGGCTGGCCGTCTACGCCAAGGAGGTGAAGGACGCCCCCCGCCCCACGGAGCACCTGAAGGTCCGCGGCATCGACGCGGCCCTGGTGCGGATCGTCGATCGTTGCCTGAACCCCGACTGTACCCAGCGCTACCCGAACGCCCAGGCGGTCCGCACCGCCCTGCGGCAACGCTCCGAGGACGCCGCCCGCCGCTCGCGGGCCCGCTGGGCACTGCTCGGCCCGGCGGCGGTCGCGGCGGCGCTGCTGGTCGTGGGCACGCTGCTCGTCGGCCGCACCCTGGAGGCCGGGCGAGGTCAGGTCGTGGAGCGGGCGATGGAGGCGAACGCCCTCTCCGCCGGCCTCGTCGCCCACAGCCTCGAACAGGTGGTGAATCGCCAGCGGGTCGAACTGGAACAGATCGCCGCCGATCCCCGCCTCGCTGACCTGATCGCCGACGCGACCGCCGCCGGGTGGGAGGAGGGGGCGGCCCGGTCGACGCTGTTCTCCTACCTCTCGCTCGTCACGCCCGCGGTGGTCGAGGAACAGGAGGAACAGGCCGCCGCGACCGCGGACGGCGCCACCGACCTCAGTTGGTTCCTGCAGGACGCGACCGGCATGACCCGGTGGCGGAACCCGCCCGACGACGAAGTGGTCGACCACAGCTTCGTCTGGCGGGACTACTTCCACGGGCAGGGCAAGCACCTTCCCCCAGACACGCCGGTCGGCTCGATCCCGCCGGTCGACCGCACGCACGTCTCCCTGTCGTACCGCTCGACCAGCACGGAGGAGTGGAAGCTCGCCATCACCACCCCGATCCGCGACGCCGAGGGCAACATCGTTGCCCTGCTGGCCCGCACGGCGCTCCTGGACGCGTTGCTGTCCGAATACGACTCCACGAAACGCACCGTGACCCACGAGGGGCAGGCGGGCGACGACGCCGTCCGCTACACCCGGGTGATCGCCCTGTACGAACGGCAGTCGGGCCGCCTGCTGGACCATCCCTGGCTCGCCAAACGCCCCGACACCAGGATCGTCGTCGAGTTGCCGGACGGGGAACGGCAGGCCATCGACGCCGCCCTCGCCGACGGCCGCGGCAGCTTCCGCACCGATCGGCACCTCGATCCGACGGCGGCGGTCGACGGCGGGCAGGCCTTCGCCGGGATGTGGATCTCCGCGTTCGCCCCGGTCGGGGGGACGGACTGGGTCGTTGTCGTGCAGGAACCTCGGGACGATGCCCTGCGATTGATGGAAGGCTTGGGCGAAAGGTTGCGGCTGGTCGGGGCGTTCGTCGTCGGCGGCCTCGTGTTGACGCTGGGCGGCCTACTGTATTGGTTTACCCGCGATCGGGCCGGGGCGTGA
- a CDS encoding flotillin family protein yields the protein MFLPPLAQFEGESNAMLYVGFAVVAAALVAFTLLMLVVKRYKRCPSNRVLVIYGKTGGAAEEGQGQAVKCLHGGASFVWPLIQDHDYLSLDPIQIEIPLRGALSMENIRVNVPSVFTVAVGTTPELMTNAAIRLLGLGTEEIKSQAQEIIFGQLRQVIASMRIEDINRDRDTFLSHVQNSVEPELRKIGLVLINVNITDIQDESGYIDAIGKKAASQAVQTARGDVADQEKLGEVRVAEAQREREIAVAVANKERELGTRGASRDQAIGVADYERDQAVGEQRAQFERDVQVKEAEREKRIKNAQADAAAVAGENEAAALVAASRATLGVKNAEAYQLAETRKREAEAAVQEAAFRAMTKAALAEAEKVEAEQRAELEAHAKAQKAKRIVDAEAAGEQRRIEADAEAHAIFAKFEAEARGQYEIMAKKAEGLERIVAACGGSDKAFQMLMLEHLDALTEASAKAISNIKFDKVVVWEGGGKNGQSSTAGFLQNMARTLPPMMEVMRDVAGIELPETLVKLAEDRDEAAQKGADKATQRATAGPPPPSKNGPAKAEPTPQPQSKHGDG from the coding sequence ATGTTTCTCCCGCCGCTCGCCCAGTTTGAGGGCGAATCGAACGCGATGCTGTACGTCGGCTTCGCGGTCGTCGCCGCCGCCCTCGTCGCCTTCACCCTGCTGATGTTGGTGGTGAAGCGCTATAAACGCTGCCCGTCGAACCGCGTGCTGGTGATCTACGGCAAGACCGGCGGCGCCGCCGAAGAGGGCCAGGGGCAGGCCGTGAAGTGTCTGCACGGCGGGGCGAGCTTCGTCTGGCCGCTGATTCAGGACCACGACTACCTCTCGCTGGACCCGATCCAGATCGAGATCCCCCTCCGCGGGGCGCTCTCGATGGAAAACATCCGGGTCAACGTGCCCAGCGTGTTCACGGTGGCCGTCGGCACGACGCCGGAACTGATGACCAACGCCGCCATCCGCCTGCTGGGGCTCGGCACCGAGGAGATCAAATCGCAGGCCCAGGAGATCATCTTCGGCCAACTCCGGCAGGTGATCGCTTCGATGCGAATCGAGGACATCAACCGCGACCGGGACACGTTCCTCTCCCACGTGCAGAACAGCGTGGAGCCGGAGCTGCGCAAGATCGGCCTGGTGCTAATTAACGTCAATATCACGGACATTCAGGACGAGTCCGGCTACATCGACGCCATCGGCAAGAAGGCCGCCTCGCAGGCGGTGCAGACGGCCCGCGGCGACGTGGCGGATCAGGAGAAGCTCGGCGAGGTCCGCGTCGCCGAGGCCCAGCGGGAGCGGGAGATCGCCGTCGCCGTGGCGAACAAAGAGCGGGAACTGGGCACCCGCGGGGCCTCCCGCGACCAGGCGATCGGCGTGGCGGACTACGAGCGCGATCAGGCCGTCGGCGAACAGCGGGCCCAGTTCGAACGCGACGTGCAGGTCAAGGAAGCGGAGCGCGAGAAGCGGATCAAGAACGCCCAGGCCGACGCCGCAGCCGTCGCGGGCGAGAACGAAGCCGCCGCCCTCGTCGCCGCCTCCCGTGCCACACTGGGCGTGAAGAACGCCGAGGCGTACCAGCTCGCCGAGACCCGCAAGCGAGAGGCCGAGGCCGCCGTGCAGGAGGCCGCCTTCCGGGCGATGACGAAGGCCGCCCTCGCCGAGGCGGAGAAGGTCGAAGCGGAGCAGCGGGCCGAGCTGGAGGCCCACGCCAAGGCCCAGAAGGCGAAGCGGATTGTCGACGCCGAGGCCGCCGGCGAGCAGCGCCGCATCGAAGCCGACGCCGAGGCCCACGCGATCTTCGCCAAGTTCGAGGCCGAGGCCCGCGGTCAGTACGAGATCATGGCCAAGAAGGCCGAGGGTCTGGAGCGGATCGTGGCGGCCTGCGGCGGCAGCGACAAGGCCTTCCAGATGTTGATGCTCGAACACCTGGACGCCCTCACGGAGGCGTCCGCGAAGGCGATTTCGAACATCAAGTTCGACAAGGTGGTCGTCTGGGAGGGCGGCGGGAAGAACGGCCAGAGCAGCACCGCCGGTTTCCTGCAGAACATGGCCCGCACGCTGCCGCCGATGATGGAGGTGATGCGCGACGTCGCCGGCATCGAACTGCCGGAGACGCTCGTGAAGCTGGCCGAGGACCGCGACGAAGCGGCGCAGAAGGGCGCCGACAAAGCAACCCAGCGAGCGACCGCCGGCCCGCCGCCGCCGTCGAAGAACGGCCCGGCGAAGGCGGAGCCGACTCCTCAGCCGCAGTCGAAGCACGGCGACGGTTAG
- a CDS encoding DUF2071 domain-containing protein gives MPAVRGVIDRRILVNYRVDPAVAAAALPAPFRPQLVNGAAMAGICLIRLKQIRPAFLPLPVGIGSENAAHRVAVEWDADGERRTGVFIPRRDTSSRLNALVGGRVFPGVHHHARFEVHESGDRLSVAFRSDDGAASIAVTVRPGKELPADSAFASAAEASAFFEAGSLGYSATAEPTRFDGLELCCDGWAVEPLAVESVRSAYFEDETRFPPGSVAFDHALLMRGVPHSWHGRADVRG, from the coding sequence ATGCCGGCCGTCCGCGGCGTGATCGATCGCCGCATCCTGGTGAACTACCGCGTCGACCCGGCGGTCGCCGCGGCGGCGCTGCCGGCGCCGTTTCGGCCGCAGTTGGTGAACGGGGCGGCGATGGCGGGCATCTGTCTGATCCGGCTGAAGCAAATCCGGCCGGCGTTCCTGCCGCTGCCGGTCGGGATCGGGTCGGAGAACGCCGCCCACCGCGTCGCCGTCGAGTGGGACGCCGACGGCGAGCGCCGCACCGGCGTGTTCATCCCCCGCCGCGACACCAGTTCCCGGCTGAACGCCCTCGTCGGCGGGCGTGTGTTTCCGGGCGTTCATCACCATGCCCGGTTCGAGGTGCACGAGTCGGGCGACCGTCTCTCCGTCGCCTTCCGGAGCGACGACGGCGCCGCCTCGATCGCCGTGACGGTCCGCCCGGGGAAGGAGCTGCCGGCGGACTCCGCGTTCGCCTCGGCGGCGGAGGCGTCCGCGTTCTTCGAGGCCGGTTCGCTGGGCTACTCCGCGACGGCCGAGCCGACGCGGTTCGACGGGCTGGAACTGTGCTGCGACGGCTGGGCGGTGGAGCCGCTGGCGGTGGAGAGCGTTCGAAGCGCCTACTTCGAGGACGAAACCCGCTTTCCGCCCGGCTCGGTGGCGTTCGACCACGCCCTGCTGATGCGGGGCGTGCCGCACAGTTGGCACGGTCGCGCGGACGTCCGCGGATAG
- a CDS encoding Gfo/Idh/MocA family protein, translating to MDTSHVTAFTKLLNAEDPSPELAGCRVVAAYPQGSPDIESSVMRVPGYTEQVREMGVEIVDSIDALVAKVDVILLESNDGRPHLEQILPALRAGKPVFVDKPIAGSLTDAVAIFAAAEKYEVPIFSASSLRYAEGAQALRHGKIGEILGCDAYSPAALEPTHPDLYWYGIHGVETLFTVMGTGCESVSRTHTPECDVVVGVWDGGRIGTFRGIREGKRGYGGQAFGTTGNAAIGEYGGYRPLLVEIVRFFRTEQPPVSEEETLEIYAFMEAADESKRQGGASVALEDVMKKARRQATDRLKSLGVD from the coding sequence TTGGATACGTCCCACGTGACGGCCTTCACGAAACTGCTGAACGCGGAGGATCCGTCCCCAGAGTTGGCCGGCTGCCGCGTGGTCGCGGCGTATCCGCAAGGCAGTCCGGACATCGAGTCCAGCGTCATGCGGGTCCCGGGATACACGGAGCAGGTCCGTGAAATGGGCGTGGAAATCGTGGACTCGATCGACGCCCTGGTGGCGAAGGTCGACGTGATCCTGCTGGAATCGAACGACGGCCGACCGCACCTCGAACAAATCCTCCCGGCGCTGCGTGCGGGCAAACCCGTCTTCGTGGACAAGCCGATCGCCGGCTCGCTGACCGACGCCGTGGCGATCTTCGCCGCGGCGGAGAAGTATGAGGTCCCGATCTTTTCCGCCTCCTCGCTACGCTACGCGGAGGGCGCCCAGGCGCTCCGTCACGGCAAGATCGGCGAGATCCTCGGCTGCGACGCGTACAGCCCGGCGGCCTTGGAGCCCACCCACCCGGACCTGTACTGGTACGGCATCCACGGCGTGGAAACGTTGTTCACCGTCATGGGAACCGGTTGCGAGTCGGTCTCCCGCACCCACACGCCCGAGTGCGACGTCGTTGTCGGCGTGTGGGACGGCGGCCGAATCGGGACGTTCCGCGGCATTCGGGAAGGAAAGCGGGGCTACGGCGGACAGGCGTTCGGCACGACCGGCAATGCGGCGATCGGCGAGTACGGCGGCTACCGCCCGCTGCTGGTGGAGATCGTCCGCTTTTTCCGCACCGAACAGCCCCCCGTCTCCGAGGAGGAGACCCTCGAGATTTACGCTTTCATGGAAGCTGCGGACGAGAGCAAACGCCAAGGCGGCGCGTCCGTCGCCCTGGAGGACGTCATGAAGAAGGCGCGTAGGCAGGCGACCGACCGCCTGAAGTCCCTCGGCGTCGACTGA